In Nymphaea colorata isolate Beijing-Zhang1983 unplaced genomic scaffold, ASM883128v2 scaffold0255, whole genome shotgun sequence, the sequence ccaaccccaaccccaaccccaaccccaaccccaaccccaaccccaaccccaaccccaaccccaaccccaaccccaaccccaacccctgcattttgtatgaaaatttaatttgatattattaTGCAGAACTAGAATATAGTGGAGAGTCCGCCACCCCTCAACACCCTCACGCCTCGTGAACTCCTCCGAGAGCAGCTAATTCTGTAGAAATTTTTAGGGCATTTGACCAACAACACGTTGCCGACGCTCCACGACGACAATGCGCTCAAAATAACCAGGATCCAAAATCGACTGCTGGAGGAAAATATCGCAGCCTTTCGCGAGGGAAATACGAACAGTACCTTGCCAGCAAGATCGACGCCATCAAACGAGAAATGGGAGAAAAACAACGCTTCTCAGAACGACCGCCCTATCCTAACTGATGGCATCATTTTATGATAGATTATGGCCAAAATAGATGAGGAGGCACTCAGAGCTCACCTGACTTCTTCCCCTTgcctttcttccccttcttctttgAGTCCTTAGCTTcgccctctctttctcctcctcggCCTTCTGCTCCTCCTCAGCAGCCatctttccttctcttcctcaaCAGCCTGCAGTATCTCTTCGGAGACGAGCTTGTTGATGCAATTCAGATTTTTGTGCAGTTCGTAGTTGAGTCTGGATTCTGCATTGAGCCAGTAATTTTCTCCTTCGAAGAAGATGACGCCAAGTTCAGTAAGTTTGGGCCTCTCTCCATCTGAGTTCCTTCTCCCTTCTTGCACAAGTCCTTAAGGATGCGGTTGTCCTCCTTGTCCAACTCATCCAAAGACCTATAACTCTATCCGAGGAAGGCCTCCTGGCTGAACTCCTCAATGTTGAGGCCCTTGAGGACCCCCTCAGCAGATCCAAAGTATCGAAGAGGATGTCTGCAGTGTTTTCGCTCACTTTGAAGTTGCGCTCGATCGCTTCCTCAACTTCATGCTCCTCCATCTCTGGGAACTCGAACACCTTGAAGCCTGAGTTCTAAGTAGAAATGCAATTACGAGTTGCCTGCGCGAAGTGGTGACGATGAGGATTTTGGACTCTGGTTGCCCTACCTAATCTTCGAAATCACGCTTTCGGGAATAAGTTCTCCGGTTTACGAGGTGACGATCCAGTCTCCTTCTCCCTGCTCCCACCCCAGCAGGTCGTCGAGCTGCACTCTTGCGGACTTGGCCAGCTGGTAGATCACGTAGTTATCCTGTCCAACATCCTCGAGGAAGACAGTGCGACCATCGAGGACCAGTTTGTTGGCGAAATGTTCTGCGAACTGGAACAGGCCGTCCTCCTTCTTCCCCCAGAGGATGCTCAGCTTGCTCTTCTTCAGCTGTTTGAGGAGCTTAGCGTGCCCGGGAGAGACATCGAAGGTGTCGTAGAGCAGATGGGATTGCCTAATGGACCTCCACTCCTCCGAAGTAAAATACAGCGAAAACAGCTCCCAAGATGGCTAGAAGCAAAAGCCAACGTAGCTTGCCTTTGCCCGATGGCGGAGGGAGCGAAGTGGGTGCAACTGCCTGCATAAGATATCGATATATACAAAATGCTATAATCATCAGCGTCAGAACGCCACCCACCCATATCCCGCCCATGAACTCCCGCCATGGCGTCAATCCTCTCCTTTGATTGGTGATCCCTCAGCTTTCCGACAGTATAGAAAAAACCAAGATAAAAAGTAGCACCTACCATCTATAAACTTACAGGTCGGAAAAGTGAGAAGACAATGCATGTTGGGATGCTCTGAAGGGGATAATGCAACAAACGACCATATTAATTTATAATGCTTAAAAATCAGAAGTTTTGTTCAGGATAAAAGGAGTGCAGCTTGATATAGCCATACCATTGATATTCGCTCCTCCTCCCTTTGAGTTCCTACAGACGGATTGATTTTGATTGAGAATTTTCGTTAGTGAGGGGCAGCAAGATGGAAGAACCTTTTTAACACTTTTCTTCTAACTCTTGTTCCTAGTCCCAAATAATGGTATTTGCGCTGCTCTGGTTGGGCCGGATTTCACGAACTATGGGCGTTGTTTTTGAAATACAGAAAATTATTTAGCCTCGCCGATCATATAAATGGATTATAATATCAGTGAGGCACCAAATTTACCGATTCGAAGCCTAGGCAAGGACTGGCGGATCTCTATCACTTAGCTTTTTTAGATGGGATGCTAGGGGATTAGTCATATCGAATTGGATTacagattttgatgtttttcccCATCTTATTCCAACATTGAGAAGGAAAATGGGTTTCCAAGCTACTTTATCATTCAAACAATAATATCATAGCTTGGCATAGGTCTCATCAGTCCTTACTGATAATTCTACCAATATGAGTATAATGCGAATGGTATTTATTAGATTTAGGCTGGATTAAATTGCAAATAATTTACTCTTTATAATAATTACTTGCACTCATATTCTGCATGAAGACAGACCTCACTTACTTCTAGGAACTCATAGAAGAGGATAGCAAAGTGGAAGTCCTGTGCCAAACCGACTCCTAATTCAATTCAGTCGCCAATCAGTGCTCATGGTGCTCCACCCAGTTCGTCCTCAATAGGAAAGAGCTTCTGTAGCTATACGCACTGATAAGGCCAATTTGCAGATCTCTACAATAGTTGCATCGCAGTCGGCACAGAAATGAGAAGATAGCATGGCCAGCTGCCCTGTGGGAAAATGCAGATAACTAAGACATGCTCAGATTGACACTCGACGGCTTTCCCTAACCAAACTCACCTACAGCTAAAACGAAATCATCATGCTGCAGCTCGCACCATACATCCCTCCATTCGCACTGCAAGAGTTCAATGGACGCAAGCACACTCCTATTAGCGAGCTGAAGCTTCGCAAGGAGTGGGATTACGTGATGTTGGGTCGCCACGGACAGACCTTCACTGTGCTGCCCTATGGCGATAGCTATTTAGTGCTTGATTCGCATGTCCATTTCGTCGGAGTGATGACGGAGAAGAACCTAACCACATACATAAAGATGGAGAGAAGCGGCGGCGCCTCATACGGATATCTATTTGTCACAATCGTGGGAGGCACAAACCAGCCAAAATGATGCTTTATGCCATATTTGCGCaataaaatgcaattttttttaaaggttcAGTAGGTCTATCAAAAATCCTTGTTTAAGACGGTTATAATGCTGGAGATGATATCTTAATTAATTGTTGGATAGAATGACAACACCTCTTGAAGTGGCAAAGGACCTTTTCTGCGGCTGCATGAGCGGATGGGGGCAAGTGATCAGCATGTTGCCCTTCGAAAACATCAAGATCAAGGTTATTTCCAAGCCGGAAGAGTACAATCAGGGCTACATCCATGCCTTCAGAAAAACCATCCAGGAAGAAGGACTCTTGTCTCTCTATAAGGGCATGCTCTTCCCTCTTCTTGGAGTCGGCGCGCAAGTCTCGGTTCAGTTCGGCTTCGTGGAGAGTCTCAAGAAGCTTATGAAAACACGGTATGCGGACTCGGAAGGAAACCTTAACGCTATATACTCTTTCTATTCCGGTCTCATTTGTGGACTTCCCAGCGCACTCATCGTCGTAAGATTTCCTCTACGAAGACCCCTCTCGACCACGCCCGCTTCAAAGTCACcctcaacaaagaaaaaggagtcGGATCAATCAAGATGGCGACCACCATTTTGCAGGAGCATGGCCTACGCAAGCTCTACCTAGGCTTCCTTCCAACAGTCATCAGGGAGTCCGTCGGTCTCGGATTCTATTTCGGCGTTTATGACTTAGTCATAAAGGAATTCACCCACAAGGGACAAGTCAATCTTGCAGGATCACTCCTAGCCGGAGCTTGCGCAGGTATCGGTTTTTGGGCTTTCATCTATCCCGTCGATTACATCAAGACCCTGCTCCAGGGCGATTCGCTGACTAAGCCGGTCTACCGTGGGTCGCTTCACTGCGCAgctgaggagatgaagaagggataTCAAGTGTTCTTCAGAGGTTTCGGAATCATGATGGCGAGGGCGTGTGTGGTTAACGCATTCGGTTTCCTCTGCTTCGAAGTCGGCAAAAAGATAGTTTATTGATTCATCCCCTTATTATTCAAAGTAGCCCTCTCAGGGCCACTCCGGGAAGGCAGTCGATGGGATACAGACATCGGTATGAATGCAGGTCCAACTACAGCATATTCTATTTATATTCGAATTTATTCATGGAAGAAAAGCCTGCACCCTACCCCAACCGAATCCAGATCAGTGAATTTGGAGTAACTTTTCTGCGTCAGCTGCCGCTCTAGCTGTCTTAGATGGAAGCACAGGCCGAACATGAGAAGGAAAATGTAAGTGTTTTGACTCCGGGCTACAGAAAAAGAGGCCAAGGAATCGATTTTCATGAATTTGCGCATCACACGCAGAATACTATCCATAGGGAATTGAGCACCATATTGCGCGGAAAAGGAATAAACATGGAGATCGACTCGAGACGGAAGcagcagcttcatcatgataatTGGGTCAATGAGCAGCGATTAATCAAACATAAATTAGCAGACGCGCACTCCCGTATCGAGCAGACCAAGTTCAGCGAGTACGACTGGCAGCGGGAGAGCCAGGCACTCAAGCTGTAGCGGGCTGAGATCCTGAGCCGGTGGGAAACCGCCCATCTCACTCGCGAAAAACGGCTCTTCAGCAAGCTGCGGAAGATCAAGGAGCGAAAGTACCCCGGCAGGTCGGCGAGCTGCGCTGTTGGCCTTCGCAGCCTCCACCGCTGATAATCGTGGttgtttaaatttattttttccagaGAGTAGatcgaatccaaatccatatctcATCATTTTCCCTTCTTGGGGGCAGCCTTAGCGGGAGCCTTCTTGGGGGCGGGCTTCTTTTACTCGGCTTTCTTGGCGTCTTTCTTAGGCTTTGGCTTCTCATCCTCGTCGTCCTCATCGGCATCATCGTCAGCCTGCTTCTTGGTCTTCTTATCGGCCTTCTTGGGTTCGGGTTTCTTGGGGCGGCGACCTTCTTGGCAGCTCCTTTCTGTGCGGTGGCTGCGGagaggagggagaagaggacAAGAACGACTACGAGAATCTTCTGGACGAGGcccatttttaaaattattatatCTTGAACAaaccacacacacacgtatataaCGCCCTCCCATCCGCCCTCATCCGATCTCATCTATAAAACTTCATACAGTTTGGCCGGTGAAGAGATCTTTGGAAAGTAAGCATAAAGTTGAGTCTTTGATTCGAGTTAATAAATACTGAAAGCAGCAAATATCACAGTTATTGACGGTTGTTTGCTGGTGCTTTCGAATGACGTTTGACGATGACGCATTCCTGGTGGCCTACGTGAGGGCAAGACTACCTTTGATGAAGTCGATGCACTTCTCCTCGCTTTGGTGAAAACGCAGACACTTATCCTTGAGGCGTTTGGCAGCTCCGCAGCAGAAGCGCTTCTTAGGCACCTGCACGTCCAACTTGCACGCTCCCTGTACGCCTGCGCCCGACTAACTATCCATATATAATAAATGGTGCTACTCGTGGCCAAGCTGGCATATCGGCCTATCTAGTCATGCTGGCGTACCTGCACTCCACCGAGACATCCTCCAGAAGACCTTCCACGAGACAGTCCAAGCAAATATCAATGGCCTCGCAGTCGACGAGAGGACCAAGGAGTTCCTGCGTCTCTATCTCACCAACATCATCATCTTCAGCCTATTCACTCGGCACTGTGCGTTCTAAGTCGCAACATCCTCCCCAAAGTCATCTGTTCTGCCGGATTGGCCCTGTGGATCTACTTTAGCATCCCTCCCAATGCCATCATACCGCGATTTATGCTCAAAATAACAGAGGAAATTTGCATAATCGGTGGTCTTCTCTTGATTGCCGGTTCGGAGTATATCGAAGCTTCTCTTTTTTTGGAGCCTCCTCCAATCAATATGGAGaaggaaaagtaaaattgaTGTAAATTATTCATAATTATTTGAAATCTTATCCAAAAAATGGTTCAGCTTTACCTTTGTTTGCATTTACGGATTGAAGGGTATGGTCTGTTTGCGAAGATGAGTAAAAATGTATCACTTGTACTGCTTGCTGGTGACCCGCTATCTCATGCTCTCCATAAAGCTATTAAAGTCTTGCTTAGATAGCTCCTTCACGTTTTCGGTTCGACTTTGCTAGGTGAGTAAGTTCTTTCTCTTCCGTTACCTTCCCTTGTAAAGTTGTTCTGCGCTGTTCTTCCGCTCGGTTGTGTTCGGCTCTGTTTTGAGAGACTTTTGGAGCGGCTCCGAAGAGAGAGCCCGGATGCGACTCTGCCTCTGGAAGAATTGGGAAAGAAACTTGTCGTTTGATGGGTCGTAGGGCCGCATGCGGATGTTAACGCAACGCAGGTCGAACTCTTTGAGGGGACGGATGGCAGGCAGCGACTTTGCTGGTCGGATTTGGGGGAGACTCAATGGCAGCACCTGCTTGCTGCTTGCCTTCTCGCTCGGCTTCATGAATAAAATTATAGGGCGGATCGAGGCAGGACACGGAGAGCATCAGGTGGAATGCTTCTGCGATGGTTGGTTATAAGTATTGATGGCGATAGAGCTAAGGCAGAAGAGATTGGCCAACGAGTACGACGAGATGCTGTAAGCcttggaggaggaggacgaggagaAGGTGGAACCAGCCATCAGAGCTGTTCTGCTGGCGAGTAGCAACGACACAGAGGACCTGGATAGTGGATCGTCATCTTTGAAGGCAAGGAGTACACCAGTCTCGAAGGCGGCAACTACAAATTGAGAGTAAAAGCTGGCGAAAAATACCCCTATGAACCGCCTGAGGTGTGGGTATTGGACGGTTTTGAGCACTTCCACGTGTTGCAGGGGGAAAGGTATGCTACAAGTTGCTAAACAAGGAGAACTGGAAGCTAGGCTACTCAATACTCATCCTGGTCAACGGCATCATCAAGATGCTGCACTCCGACCCAGAAGTTTCAGACCCCGCGTCCACCACCCTCCCGCGCCTCATCGAAAAAGGAGAGAGCAAGTACCATCAGCCCAACCTCAAGGAGTACAATGCCTTCCTCAAAGGACAAGCCAAACGGTTCGCCCACAGATACGAGATGGACATTCGCAATTTCCGCAAAAAGCACGGTCTTAAGGACATCTAGTTCGAAGAGGAGGACAAGTTCAAGGACGATTGATGCTGAAACACCTATCTAGGCATTTCTGCATAGGACCAATCCAACATGTTATTGATTTATGGTATGATGGTGTTAATGATCCAGAGATGGTGATCATTTGGCGTGTTTCTTGAAGTTATACTCGAGCTCAGCCACGAAGAGAGACAGGTACCTAGCGTTGGCTTCGTTGACGTGCTCCCACAGGGCGATGATCTGGCATCCCAGCTTACGGGCGAGCGAAATGGTATAGTTGATTTTGGCGATCTGCTCCTCCTCCGAGTCGCCCTTGGGCACCTTGCTGTAGTCGACGATGTTGGGCGGATGGTGTCGATGAGGTGCAGCAGGAACTGGCAGTTCCTCAGGGATTTGTCCTTGAAGTTCTTCACCCGGTGCTCTTCGGGGACGCGCTCGTTGGCCCATCCCAGCAGCTTCTCCTCGTTGATGACTCCAACGCGCTCCGCCCAGTAGAGCTTGCAGATCTGCCAGACCAATCCCAAGACCAGAGTGGTCTTGCCGTCGACGATATCGATGCCTCCGATGCCCACGATCTTGGCCTGCAGCTGGTCTCGGCAGATGTCCACGACGTAGTTGCAGTTCTGGATGATGTGGATGCGACTGGTGATTTGTTGGAGTGCTTCTTCCAGTCGACCAGGTTGGGCCTCAGCCTGTCAATCACCTTCAGTAGGATCGTGCCAGTCCTCAGGTCATCGATCAGATAGTTAACATACACTTCCTCAATGCCCTGCGAGTTTATCCAGTTCTTGAAGACCCTAATCTCCGGGACTCGTCAGTCTCTGGCTCTGCGGGCAATTCCACGATTTTCTCGTGCTCGATGACGAGTCCGTGGCGGTTGTTGAAGATTTCTGCGAGGAGGAGGGTGTTGAGGCGGGGATTGCCGAGGTGATGTCGTTGGGATTGACTGGGGGGTGGATACCTTCGGCCTTGCAAGTCTCGATGACTTTGACTGCGCGGGCGTCCTTGTCGAGATCGAAGTAGTTGGCGGGCAGGGAAGGGGCGACGTTACGGAGGATATGACCGTAGCCATAGCCGTCAGCCATGTCGTTGCCTACGTTCTTGATGACTCGGTCGCCACCATTACGCTTGATGTGGTAGTTCACCCAACGCACCAAGATTTCCTCGTAGCCTAACTTGCTCATGATATCCTCAggttcatcttctcttctgagCAAGATGATTTCAGGGTATCTCTTGAGTGTGATTTGGTTGGTGATGTAGATCTACGTGTGATTTCTTCTACCTTGATGATCTGCCAGATGAGTCCCAGGATGATGTGTTCTCTCTTCTCCATGATGAGCGTGGGGGTGATGTTGATGACTGTGCATCCGATGGACCTGGCCGACTCGATGGAGAGATTGAGGTTTTCGATCTTGTGGTAGATGTTATTGCAGTTCAGGTTGATGGCTGCAGGAGAGATGGGGGGGACCTTTCCGAAGACGGCGGAGTTGATGAGCTTGCTGCGTGGAAGTTTCAATACCAAAGAATGACGCCGTCGCCTACTGCATCAAAGATCTCCTTCTCATTGATGGGCAGACGCGCCTTGATGTCCTTGTCGTCCTTGAGCACTTCATTGACGTGCTTGGTGAAGGCCTCCCGCTCGGAATCGAGTACGGTGTGGTAGACTCCTCCTTATCCTCCCTTCATAACAAATAATCCAATAAGATATTTCACTACCATTTAAGCTCCA encodes:
- the LOC116268395 gene encoding uncharacterized protein LOC116268395 → MTTPLEVAKDLFCGCMSGWGQVISMLPFENIKIKVISKPEEYNQGYIHAFRKTIQEEGLLSLYKGMLFPLLGVGAQRTHRRKISSTKTPLDHARFKVTLNKEKGVGSIKMATTILQEHGLRKLYLGFLPTVIRESVGLGFYFGVYDLVIKEFTHKGQVNLAGSLLAGACAGIGFWAFIYPVDYIKTLLQGDSLTKPVYRGSLHCAAEEMKKGYQVFFRGFGIMMARACVVNAFGFLCFEVGKKIVY